Proteins co-encoded in one Montipora capricornis isolate CH-2021 chromosome 12, ASM3666992v2, whole genome shotgun sequence genomic window:
- the LOC138025967 gene encoding uncharacterized protein yields MLRGNFLKDLRNCRMRSSVTSLRQFYQLYYVRRSTAPALAQSTSSTTVSLRSNENSITCCVLVSDVRGFHVVNQMHRRLLQMFEDLQKKTKESSQREQLTSSFSIVRGIQMETEVAELLSIYDVLKNYSKVDLHNKTVLYAQVALFHRLASFEAHHLQRGHKRDDRVRAATVHLANIIRWNSHLCEPTHLASTVHGIATLELKDFSYFIHFDKEIRSRNARLFTNADLAMILWAYGKAQFRARVLYKFIRNEIMARDLATFHIKEICQFLWSYARTLEKGAKLFAVLREEIMKRDLTKLEERSLTIILWSYAEVGLNVKPLFRCIKLEILRRGLASFTHKQMAQITSSYAQQNIRSPDLFQEISAEIIDRGKLDFAPVGLVMIVNSFAKTKNYVRDLFKLIETRLLTEELSVYEPEQVIRFLRAFTDAGLITEALFRKLTGKILLNKFSTLNDLCLEELVNALQGSRFSAPELVAKTEAELVRRSESPK; encoded by the coding sequence ATGCTCAGGGGTAATTTTCTGAAGGACCTAAGAAATTGTCGTATGAGAAGTTCAGTGACGTCTCTGCGTCAATTTTATCAGTTATATTACGTTAGGAGAAGTACAGCTCCTGCACTTGCACAATCTACTAGCAGTACGACAGTGAGTTTACGGAGCAACGAGAATTCCATTACTTGTTGTGTCTTGGTCTCCGATGTTAGAGGCTTCCATGTCGTTAACCAAATGCACAGACGTCTCTTACAAATGTTCGAAGACCtacagaagaaaacaaaagaaagctcGCAACGAGAACAGCTAACGAGTTCGTTTAGTATTGTGCGCGGAATACAGATGGAGACAGAGGTGGCTGAATTGTTAAGCATTTACGACGTTCTTAAGAATTACTCGAAGGTGGATCTTCACAACAAAACTGTGTTATATGCTCAGGTTGCGCTTTTTCATCGCCTTGCATCTTTCGAAGCGCATCATTTACAGCGGGGGCATAAAAGGGATGACCGTGTCAGGGCTGCCACTGTACACCTAGCCAACATAATTAGATGGAATAGTCACCTATGTGAACCTACTCACTTGGCAAGCACAGTGCATGGCATTGCTACTCTTGAGCTGAAAGATTTTTCGTATTTCATTCACTTTGATAAGGAAATAAGGAGTCGCAACGCCAGGCTGTTTACGAATGCTGACCTGGCTATGATATTATGGGCTTATGGGAAAGCACAGTTCCGTGCAAGGGTACTTTACAAGTTTATTAGAAACGAAATAATGGCCAGAGACCTCGCAACTTTCCACATAAAGGAAATATGTCAGTTTTTATGGTCCTATGCACGGACTCTTGAAAAAGGCGCAAAGCTATTTGCTGTGTTGCGGGAGGAGATAATGAAGCGTGATCTGACAAAGCTTGAAGAGAGGTCATTGACTATCATTCTTTGGTCTTATGCAGAAGTGGGATTGAATGTGAAACCACTTTTTAGGTGTATTAAGCTGGAAATCCTACGACGTGGGCTTGCATCTTTTACTCACAAGCAAATGGCCCAGATCACAAGCTCTTATGCTCAACAAAATATCCGATCACCTGATCTTTTTCAAGAAATATCTGCAGAAATCATTGACCGGGGAAAGCTGGACTTTGCACCAGTTGGACTGGTCATGATTGTAAACAGTTTTGCCAAGACTAAGAATTATGTTCGGGATCTCTTCAAACTGATAGAAACTCGGCTTCTGACTGAGGAGCTTTCAGTTTACGAACCTGAACAGGTTATTAGGTTTCTTAGGGCCTTCACTGATGCTGGGCTCATAACAGAGGCACTTTTTCGCAAGTTAACAGGTAAGATTCTTCTCAACAAATTTTCAACCCTAAATGATTTGTGTTTGGAAGAACTAGTGAATGCTTTACAGGGCAGTCGCTTTAGTGCTCCTGAGCTTGTAGCCAAAACTGAAGCAGAACTTGTAAGGAGATCAGAGTCTCCAAAGTGA